Proteins found in one Plasmodium sp. gorilla clade G2 genome assembly, chromosome: 14 genomic segment:
- a CDS encoding glyceraldehyde-3-phosphate dehydrogenase, with the protein MAVTKLGINGFGRIGRLVFRAAFGRKDIEVVAINDPFMDLNHLCYLLKYDSVHGQFPCDVTHANGFLLIGDKKVSVFAEKDPSQIPWGKCDVDVVCESTGVFLTKELASSHLKGGAKKVIMSAPPKDDTPIYVMGINHHQYDSKQLIVSNASCTTNCLAPLAKVVNDRFGIVEGLMTTVHASTANQLVVDGPSKGGKDWRAGRCALSNIIPASTGAAKAVGKVLPELNGKLTGVAFRVPIGTVSVVDLVCRLQKPAKYEEVALEIKKAAEGPLKGILGYTEDEVVSQDFVHDNRSSIFDMKAGLALNDNFFKLVSWYDNEWGYSNRVLDLAVHITNN; encoded by the exons ATGGCAGTAACAAAACTTGGAATTAATGGATTTGGTCGTATCGGACGTTTAGTATTTAGAGCAGCTTTTGGAAGGAAGGATATC gAAGTAGTTGCTATTAATGACCCATTTATGGATCTTAACCACTTATGCTATCTCTTGAAATACGATTCAGTACATGGTCAATTTCCATGTGATGTAACCCATGCTAATggatttttattaattggAGACAAGAAAGTTAGTGTTTTTGCTGAAAAGGACCCATCTCAAATTCCTTGGGGAAAATGCGATGTTGATGTTGTATGTGAATCAACTGGTGTATTTTTAACCAAAGAATTAGCTAGCAGTCACCTTAAGGGAGGAGCCAAGAAGGTTATTATGTCCGCCCCACCAAAGGATGATACCCCAATTTATGTTATGGGTATTAACCACCACCAATATGATAGCAAACAACTTATTGTTTCCAATGCATCATGTACCACAAACTGCTTAGCTCCATTAGCTAAAGTAGTTAATGATCGTTTTGGAATTGTTGAAGGATTAATGACCACTGTTCATGCATCCACAGCCAACCAATTAGTTGTCGATGGTCCATCAAAAGGTGGTAAGGACTGGAGAGCAGGTAGATGTGCATTATCCAACATCATTCCAGCTTCCACTGGTGCAGCTAAAGCTGTAGGAAAAGTTTTACCTGAACTTAATGGAAAATTAACAGGTGTAGCTTTCAGAGTACCAATTGGAACGGTATCAGTTGTTGATTTAGTTTGCAGATTACAAAAACCAGCAAAATATGAAGAAGTTGCtttagaaattaaaaaagctGCTGAAGGTCCACTTAAAGGAATCTTAGGATACACTGAAGATGAAGTTGTTTCTCAAGATTTCGTTCATGATAACAGATCATCAATCTTTGACATGAAAGCTGGTTTAGCCTTAAACGACAATTTCTTCAAATTAGTTTCATGGTACGATAATGAATGGGGATACTCAAACCGTGTTCTTGATTTAGCCGTACACATTACTAACAACTAA